A section of the Bacillus pumilus genome encodes:
- the spoIID gene encoding stage II sporulation protein D, translating into MKPMIWTIAGICIIILMIPTLLVLPTFQGKPEASQHVSAEPSAKKEVKGTVKLKQSPVAIPVYRSAHQQVENIPLEEYVIGVVASEMPADFEMEALKAQALAARTYIVRQMIIDKTVKSPKGSLVDDTQMFQVYKNKQELKKIWGKAYNWKLKKVTEAVASTQGKVLTYDEKPIDASFFSTSNGKTENAEAYWKNEIPYLKSVSSKWDEKSPKFQNKKTIPVSEFQQKLGVTLTQQAQVGQIVERTPGNQVAKVVINGKTLTGRDIRESLGLHSADFTWERQGQQIIITTKGYGHGVGMSQYGAHYMAQSGKKVDAIVKHYYKGIQIESADRFLNTYMAKK; encoded by the coding sequence ATGAAACCAATGATATGGACAATCGCAGGAATATGCATCATTATTTTAATGATTCCAACTTTACTTGTGTTGCCGACGTTTCAAGGGAAACCAGAGGCAAGTCAGCATGTATCAGCGGAGCCATCAGCTAAAAAAGAAGTGAAGGGTACAGTCAAATTGAAGCAATCACCCGTTGCTATCCCCGTCTATCGTTCAGCTCACCAGCAGGTAGAAAACATTCCCTTAGAAGAGTATGTGATCGGTGTCGTAGCGTCTGAAATGCCAGCTGATTTTGAGATGGAAGCACTCAAGGCACAAGCTCTCGCTGCAAGAACGTATATCGTCAGACAAATGATCATCGATAAGACCGTCAAATCACCAAAGGGCTCTCTTGTAGATGATACCCAAATGTTCCAAGTGTATAAAAACAAGCAGGAACTCAAGAAAATTTGGGGAAAAGCATACAATTGGAAATTGAAAAAAGTTACAGAAGCTGTCGCTAGCACACAAGGAAAAGTGCTCACTTATGACGAAAAACCAATTGATGCCTCATTCTTTTCAACAAGTAACGGTAAAACGGAAAATGCCGAAGCTTATTGGAAAAATGAAATCCCATATTTGAAAAGTGTCTCAAGTAAATGGGACGAAAAATCGCCAAAATTTCAAAACAAGAAAACCATCCCAGTTAGTGAATTTCAGCAAAAATTAGGTGTGACGCTTACTCAACAGGCTCAGGTAGGACAGATAGTAGAACGGACACCAGGAAATCAAGTAGCTAAAGTCGTCATAAACGGTAAAACACTGACAGGCAGAGACATTCGTGAGTCATTAGGGCTTCATTCAGCAGACTTTACATGGGAACGACAGGGCCAGCAAATTATCATTACGACAAAAGGGTATGGCCATGGTGTTGGAATGAGTCAGTATGGTGCGCATTATATGGCACAGTCAGGCAAAAAAGTGGATGCTATCGTGAAACATTATTATAAAGGGATTCAAATTGAATCAGCTGATCGTTTTCTTAACACGTATATGGCGAAAAAATAA
- a CDS encoding VWA domain-containing protein: MLKKVFTLVTLAVLTLSMSISSPVFAKASTVKKHNKDVRVTILLDASGSMARKVEGERKFDLAKQEVFKFAQSLPKDAKIRMSLFGSEGNNKNSGKAQSCEVIRGVYGVQPYEKESFENSLNGLGPNGWTPIARALEHAKQTDEQLNNGTKHIVYLITDGEETCGGDPVKVAKELHNSKGSTVVNVIGLDFNDGYEGQLKQVAKAGKGHYYQASTGKEMGSILSAESLKLHE; the protein is encoded by the coding sequence ATGTTGAAAAAAGTATTTACACTCGTAACCTTAGCTGTATTGACATTATCTATGTCAATCTCTTCACCAGTATTTGCAAAAGCATCTACAGTCAAAAAACATAACAAAGATGTAAGAGTCACCATCTTACTTGATGCAAGTGGAAGCATGGCAAGAAAAGTAGAGGGAGAACGCAAATTTGACCTCGCTAAACAAGAGGTATTTAAATTTGCTCAGTCACTTCCAAAAGACGCTAAAATTCGTATGAGCTTGTTTGGCTCTGAAGGAAACAACAAAAATTCAGGTAAAGCTCAATCATGTGAAGTCATTAGAGGCGTTTATGGCGTACAGCCTTACGAAAAAGAAAGCTTTGAAAACTCTTTAAACGGACTTGGGCCAAATGGCTGGACACCGATTGCTCGTGCTCTTGAACATGCAAAGCAAACGGATGAACAGCTTAATAATGGTACAAAACATATTGTGTACCTCATCACTGATGGCGAAGAAACTTGTGGCGGAGATCCAGTAAAAGTAGCAAAAGAATTGCATAACTCTAAAGGGTCGACTGTTGTGAATGTCATTGGATTAGACTTTAATGATGGCTATGAAGGTCAATTAAAGCAAGTAGCTAAAGCTGGTAAAGGCCATTACTACCAAGCAAGCACTGGTAAAGAAATGGGTTCTATCCTGTCAGCAGAATCATTAAAACTACACGAATAA
- a CDS encoding DUF1146 family protein yields MEDVGQQAIVSIVIHLFFIAITWWALLAINIDPLIKKGKIVQARLLMMLITIAIASAVSNFFLDYLNFSRQIPYMF; encoded by the coding sequence ATGGAAGACGTAGGACAACAAGCAATCGTGAGTATTGTGATCCACCTGTTTTTTATTGCAATTACATGGTGGGCATTGCTTGCTATAAATATTGACCCACTGATTAAAAAAGGGAAAATCGTTCAGGCAAGATTGCTGATGATGCTCATTACCATTGCTATTGCATCTGCAGTCAGCAATTTCTTCCTTGATTACTTAAATTTCTCCAGACAAATACCTTATATGTTCTAA
- a CDS encoding F0F1 ATP synthase subunit epsilon, translating to MKTVQVNIVTPDGPVYQADVEMVSVRAESGELGILAGHVPMVAPLKIGAVRLKHSGSTELVAVSGGFVEVRPEQVTILAQAAETSDKVDVDRAKSAKQRAEEHLNHPNESDVRRAELALKRALNRLNVAGK from the coding sequence ATGAAGACCGTTCAAGTCAATATCGTTACTCCCGACGGCCCAGTGTATCAAGCGGATGTGGAAATGGTCAGTGTCAGAGCAGAAAGCGGTGAGCTTGGTATTTTAGCTGGCCACGTTCCAATGGTTGCTCCGCTAAAAATCGGTGCAGTTCGCTTAAAACATAGTGGATCAACTGAATTGGTTGCAGTAAGTGGCGGATTTGTTGAAGTTCGCCCTGAACAAGTAACCATTCTTGCTCAGGCCGCTGAAACATCAGATAAAGTTGATGTCGATCGTGCGAAATCAGCGAAACAGCGTGCTGAAGAGCATTTGAACCACCCGAATGAAAGTGATGTACGCCGGGCGGAACTCGCATTAAAACGGGCGTTAAACCGTTTAAATGTAGCAGGGAAATAA
- a CDS encoding YwmB family TATA-box binding protein — MRKYIKGWPLFAFILFFVLMIQGVRAEESSPLAQIAEGLNNQQIEVDGWTLHAKTNVNMSSEQFSKKVKRFKDELRQYEWTEKEEEHVTKVTGIYKDEKNDTISKILLVKTDTKSNQKSYLLYEQKGARPLNTWEHTYDQFVRHAKSILQEKFVIFTCLDGHVNGMMDVVLQKKAEMLANEFQAKPVEYLVESNFVSLSAYTDKWEQFIMTSNDKMNVQIAIRSSEMNENHTITVGTPIVTTEY, encoded by the coding sequence GTGAGAAAGTATATAAAAGGTTGGCCATTATTTGCATTTATTCTTTTTTTTGTTCTGATGATTCAAGGTGTTCGTGCGGAAGAATCTTCTCCGCTCGCCCAAATAGCAGAAGGTCTGAATAACCAGCAAATTGAAGTAGATGGATGGACTCTTCACGCTAAAACAAATGTAAACATGTCATCCGAACAATTTTCAAAAAAAGTGAAACGTTTCAAAGACGAACTACGACAGTATGAGTGGACCGAAAAAGAAGAAGAACATGTCACCAAAGTCACAGGAATTTACAAAGATGAAAAAAATGATACAATATCGAAAATTTTACTCGTGAAGACCGACACAAAATCCAATCAAAAGTCGTATTTATTATATGAGCAAAAAGGTGCTCGCCCACTGAATACCTGGGAGCATACATATGATCAGTTCGTACGTCATGCAAAAAGCATATTACAAGAGAAATTTGTAATTTTTACTTGTCTCGATGGTCATGTAAATGGTATGATGGATGTTGTTTTGCAAAAAAAAGCTGAAATGTTAGCAAATGAATTTCAAGCAAAACCAGTTGAGTATCTCGTTGAGTCTAATTTTGTGTCGCTTTCCGCTTACACAGATAAGTGGGAACAGTTCATTATGACTTCAAATGATAAAATGAATGTTCAAATTGCCATCAGAAGTTCGGAAATGAACGAAAATCATACGATTACGGTTGGCACACCAATCGTAACGACTGAATATTAA
- the murA gene encoding UDP-N-acetylglucosamine 1-carboxyvinyltransferase, protein MEKIIVRGGQKLNGTVKVEGAKNAVLPVIAASLLASTEKSVICDVPTLSDVYTINEVLRHLGAEVHFENNEVSVDASHALETEAPFEYVRKMRASVLVMGPLLARTGHARVALPGGCAIGSRPIDQHLKGFEAMGAKIQVGNGFIEAEVKGRLQGAKIYLDFPSVGATENIIMAAALAEGTTILENVAKEPEIVDLANYINAMGGKVRGAGTGTIKIEGVETLHGAKHNIIPDRIEAGTFMVAAAITEGNVLVKGAVPEHMTSLVAKMEEMGIQIIEEEEGLRVIGPSQLKPIDLKTMPHPGFPTDMQSQMMALLLRANGTSMITETVFENRFMHAEEFRRMNGDIKIEGRSVIINGPVQLQGAEVAATDLRAGAALVLAGLVAEGHTRVTELKHIDRGYVNFHQKLAAIGADIERVNDETADVTQEQVVSDLNA, encoded by the coding sequence TTGGAAAAAATCATCGTCCGCGGCGGTCAAAAGTTAAACGGCACAGTTAAAGTAGAAGGAGCAAAAAATGCCGTTTTACCAGTTATCGCTGCATCTTTGTTAGCAAGTACAGAAAAAAGCGTAATTTGTGATGTACCTACGCTCTCCGATGTATATACAATCAATGAAGTGTTACGTCATTTAGGAGCAGAAGTACATTTTGAAAATAACGAAGTATCAGTGGATGCATCTCATGCACTAGAAACTGAGGCTCCGTTTGAGTATGTCCGTAAAATGCGAGCGTCAGTGCTCGTCATGGGACCACTTTTAGCAAGAACAGGTCATGCAAGAGTTGCATTACCTGGAGGCTGTGCGATTGGTTCAAGACCAATTGACCAGCATTTAAAAGGCTTTGAAGCAATGGGAGCTAAAATTCAAGTAGGAAATGGTTTCATCGAGGCTGAAGTCAAAGGCCGTTTACAAGGTGCGAAAATCTATTTGGATTTCCCAAGTGTCGGCGCAACCGAAAACATCATTATGGCAGCAGCATTAGCTGAAGGCACAACAATTTTAGAAAACGTAGCAAAAGAACCTGAAATTGTTGATTTGGCAAACTACATCAATGCCATGGGCGGTAAGGTTCGCGGAGCTGGTACTGGTACAATCAAAATTGAAGGTGTGGAAACACTTCACGGTGCAAAACACAACATCATTCCTGACAGAATTGAAGCAGGTACTTTCATGGTGGCAGCAGCCATTACAGAAGGAAATGTTCTTGTGAAAGGCGCAGTGCCTGAGCACATGACATCACTTGTAGCAAAAATGGAAGAAATGGGTATTCAGATCATTGAAGAAGAAGAAGGTTTAAGAGTCATTGGACCATCTCAGCTTAAGCCAATCGATCTAAAAACAATGCCACATCCTGGTTTCCCAACGGATATGCAATCTCAGATGATGGCGCTATTGCTTCGTGCGAACGGAACAAGCATGATTACAGAAACGGTATTTGAAAACCGCTTTATGCATGCAGAAGAATTCCGCCGTATGAATGGCGATATTAAAATTGAGGGGCGCTCTGTCATTATCAACGGGCCGGTTCAACTTCAAGGTGCTGAAGTGGCAGCGACTGATTTAAGAGCAGGAGCAGCACTTGTACTTGCTGGATTAGTAGCAGAAGGTCATACACGTGTCACTGAGTTGAAGCATATCGATCGTGGTTATGTGAACTTCCACCAGAAGCTTGCAGCAATCGGTGCCGATATTGAAAGAGTAAACGATGAAACAGCAGATGTGACACAAGAACAAGTTGTATCAGATCTGAATGCGTAA